GAGAACGGTGGCTCGTGAAACGATCCGATTCACGGAGGACTTTGCAATACACTCGTACTCGCCACTGTCCACGAGCGTGAGATTGTGCACCTCGAGTGTGTTGTAGTGAATGCGAATGCGAGCACCTTCCGGTGCTGGACCGGTTGGTTGATGGAAGCGAcgctcgtcatcgtcatcccCTTGTCCGGTTAGAACCTGCCCGTTGTGGGTCCAAACGAACGCGACATCCAGCAGTTGATCGTACGTAACGTCACAGCGCAGGAACAACATCTCACCGATCTGTTTGATCAGCTTCGGGGGTAGTTGTTCGGTGAAACGAAGTTCCTGCAGGACAATGAGGCGTGCCTTCGATTCGGCCATTCCTTGCGTGTTGGAGGCGATGCAGGTGTACGTGCCCTCGTCATCGCGGGATGTTGGTGAGATGTGAAGCGTCCCTGTGGGGTAGATCTTCCGGTGACCACCACTTCCAATCACATTACCGTCTTTTTTCCACACGATTTTGGGCGTTGGAGCGGCTTCCGGTTCGCACACGATCGTCGTGTTCCCATTCGCGACACTGTAGATCTCTGACTCGAGCGGGTGTTTTTTAAAGGATGGCTTCATGCTGAGGACACGCAATTGTGCCGCTGAGTAGACGCCCTTTAGCTGATTTGTCGCCTTGCACTGGTACATGCCGTTGTCTTCCTCCGGCTCGAGATAGTTGATCTTGAGCAGATTGTCCTGGATCGTGTACTTGTCCCTGTTGAATCGGCCACCCCGGTCGTCTTCCTCCATCAGCTCGCCGTTCTTGTACCAGGTGTAGTTAACATCAGGCATCGCGTACGCTTCGCACAGGAATGACACCGAGCTCTGGAAGTCCTTCGTGCGGTCCCGAAGCGGTATCGTAAAGTTTGGCTCCATCTGCACGTTCAGGAAGATGCTCTGCGTGATCGATTTCTTCTCGTTCCGGGCCGTGCAGATGTACTCGCCGTTGTCGTTTACGGTCGCGTTTTGGATCAACAGCACGCGGTTGAAGTTCTCCAACCGGGACAATCGCGGCACGTTGCCATTTCGGCGTGTCCAGTTGTACGATGCCACCGGGTAGCCGTACGTCATGCATTCCAACCGGACGTCCTTGCCGGCGAGTGGCACCTTCGGGAACGCTTTCGGGAAGGTATTCGCAAATATGAGATCCTGATAGTGGGGTGAGGGCGAAACGGACAGCTCGAAGAATGGCCCGTTCCGGCCGGTATCGCTGACGGTGCTCATCACCGTACAGGAGTAGTTCGCCCGGTCCATCGCCTCGAGAGAGCTGAAGTATAGCGAACCGTCGTAGCTGACGAACACGCGCTGATCTTCGTACACGAAGTTAGGGAAGTAGTTGCGCGACCAGTAGTACTTGACATCCGGGTAATGCTGCGGTTCCTCACATAGCAACGCCTCTCCCCAGTTCTCCTTGCCCTTCTCCGGTGCCCGCTGCAGGTTGAACTCAAGAATGTATCCAAAGTTAAGCTGGACACTCTCCGAGATCACCTTCCCGTAGATGTTCTGAGCGGTGCAGTGGTACGTGCCCTGATCGCGATTCTGTGATGGGTTGTGGATGATCAGGTTGCCACCGCTCACCGTGTGGCGGGCATTTCGTAACGGATCGATCGGTATGACCGTGAGGTTGTCCTTCACGTACTCCTCCTTGTACCAGGTGTAACGAGGGGTCGGATAACCACCTGCCAGACAGCTCAACGTTACATCACGCGTAATGCTCGCCTTGCCCGTGTCGTACGTCGTGTCGACTGGCTGCCGGATAAAGTACGGACCACGCGGGATCCGCTCTACGTCCGTCTGCTCCAACCCGTAATCGTATTTCCGCCGATCTTCCAGTAGCGTGTTCAAGTTGTCCGCACTGTACAGCGTGCGTGACTCGCAGATGAACAGGAACTGCTCCTCGCCCTTCAGCGGATAGAACTGCCACTTCTCCTTGTGCATGTTGAAGCCCAGCACGAGGTAATTTAAGTTCCGGTAGCGGTCCGACTGGTAGAAACGGCGTGGATCATCCGCATCGTCGTGCTCGATTGTGTTCTTCGCCTTCGCTCCCTCGAAGTAAGACTGAAACTCATCGCTCGCATCCGAATCCGTGATCAGCTCGAAGTTGATTGCGTCCTCGATCGAGATCAGCTGGCTTTTGTCCGCGTTTACCCAGTTACCGGGCGACACCTGGCGGGCGGATACGTAATAGCGGTTCTGTTTGCTCACATCCCGGTCGAGCAGCTTCACCACGAAGGAGTGCTTTTCGATTGTGTCCACGCTCAACAGCTCACCCTGGTACGCCTGGCAGATCTTTTGCGCGTTGAACCAGTTTTTCCGGGGTGACTTATGCACCCGCAGGCAGGTCCCTCGGAATGCTATCCAATACTCCGGACAGAAGTAGTCCTCGGCGCTGGTCCGATCGCCTGCCCGCAGGAAGATCTCATCGATGCTGTTTGGCGTGCGTTGCTTCAGATAGTCGTCGGGTTCATCGAAGAACGGGCTGCCACCGCGCAGGACACCGCCCTGTTGGCCAGTTGCCAGGTGTAACAGGACACCGATCAAAACGACACTTGGTAGATGGTGGGCCATGATTGTGCGCACAGCCAGCTGAACATTGGTAACACGTTACAGGAGATTCTATGTTGAAAAGGCGTTTTCCTGCTGGCTTCTAATGATATGACGCGACTCACTGCTATGCTATTTGGGTGTGGTTTACCTTACCCGTACCCCGCAGCCTACCACACCTATATTATTCAGCGTTACAACCGTTGACATGTCAACAAACCCAGCTGTCATGTCAAACCAGCGTTCATATAATGTATATAAATGTCGTAAAACGATATAATCGAACAAAAACGGTGTAGCGAATTTAATTctttaaaacaattaaatttatttacttattCAGATAATCAGAGGATCGCGTATTCATTAACTTTTcaacaattaaacaaaaatagaccttaaagataaacaaaaacgagcATATGTGATTTTAAGTTTGAAAAACTACTGCATGTTGTGAAATACTAAATTTGAAACATTAAGAAAGGAATACATAAATTTATTCTTTATTtggaaatattattttcatgTGAAGCATTAACGAATCTTTGCAGTGTGGTGAAAACATAACCTGACAGTAGCTGTCAGTATAACAACGATTCAACATAGAAACCCGTAAAAAACcaaattttaaaaatgcataaagaaaatattaaaagGCATTACAAGCTACATTTAAAATGTTATAATTTCCATAAGATGAATTGCTACTCGTCGTGTGTGAACCGGCGagttttttgaatgtttaaatTGCTATAATGATTcaaccgaagggaaaactcGCATTTAATGTCACAACTGACGTTTGTGGTGTATATGTCAAAAAGCCTGTATGTCCAATCCTTCCAGAACAATCGGCAGAACTGCAAGCAGGAAGGAACCGTCTCGTCCAAATTATTCCCGGTTGGGAGGTTATTGCTTAAACGGCCGTTCCGGTGCAAATCGACTGTGGCCAGAAGCAATTGTGCGTTTCACGAGCTTTCGTGAAACGGTTCGTGTGCCGCAAAATCGTCTATTCAATAAGGTAAGTTGAGGCACCGCATCCGGTGAACCACTATTGCTGGGGTTTGTGAGTACATCGACTAACGGTGGATAAACTTAGCCCAAACACGAGGTAGTACAGTATGGCGGccgtttccatttcgattgCTAAAGGAATCGCTTTTTCTTGCAACAATTGCTGATCGGTAGGAGGCGCTTGTCATGCCCACGCGAACGTGGCATGGAAGAATTGTCTGCTCATTTCGAATTAAGTACGCAGCATGAGTGGTAAGATTAGCAACGTGAGCTGAACTGTATTAGCACACGAGTGTGCTGATTcggtgagagaaaaaacagcTGAGCATCCTGCTGATTACTGCTTTATTATTTGTGCAAAAGTTAGCAAATAAGCCTCTAATTAACAGTCTATAATAATGGCAAGCTTTTGCGGGCGGGCTTTGCTATTGTAGAGTAAGAAATTTGCTTACCAATTGTTATGACTCACGTATTTGAGCGCATCTCTACCCATGTGTACGTGCTTCat
This genomic interval from Anopheles nili chromosome X, idAnoNiliSN_F5_01, whole genome shotgun sequence contains the following:
- the LOC128728513 gene encoding contactin, giving the protein MAHHLPSVVLIGVLLHLATGQQGGVLRGGSPFFDEPDDYLKQRTPNSIDEIFLRAGDRTSAEDYFCPEYWIAFRGTCLRVHKSPRKNWFNAQKICQAYQGELLSVDTIEKHSFVVKLLDRDVSKQNRYYVSARQVSPGNWVNADKSQLISIEDAINFELITDSDASDEFQSYFEGAKAKNTIEHDDADDPRRFYQSDRYRNLNYLVLGFNMHKEKWQFYPLKGEEQFLFICESRTLYSADNLNTLLEDRRKYDYGLEQTDVERIPRGPYFIRQPVDTTYDTGKASITRDVTLSCLAGGYPTPRYTWYKEEYVKDNLTVIPIDPLRNARHTVSGGNLIIHNPSQNRDQGTYHCTAQNIYGKVISESVQLNFGYILEFNLQRAPEKGKENWGEALLCEEPQHYPDVKYYWSRNYFPNFVYEDQRVFVSYDGSLYFSSLEAMDRANYSCTVMSTVSDTGRNGPFFELSVSPSPHYQDLIFANTFPKAFPKVPLAGKDVRLECMTYGYPVASYNWTRRNGNVPRLSRLENFNRVLLIQNATVNDNGEYICTARNEKKSITQSIFLNVQMEPNFTIPLRDRTKDFQSSVSFLCEAYAMPDVNYTWYKNGELMEEDDRGGRFNRDKYTIQDNLLKINYLEPEEDNGMYQCKATNQLKGVYSAAQLRVLSMKPSFKKHPLESEIYSVANGNTTIVCEPEAAPTPKIVWKKDGNVIGSGGHRKIYPTGTLHISPTSRDDEGTYTCIASNTQGMAESKARLIVLQELRFTEQLPPKLIKQIGEMLFLRCDVTYDQLLDVAFVWTHNGQVLTGQGDDDDERRFHQPTGPAPEGARIRIHYNTLEVHNLTLVDSGEYECIAKSSVNRIVSRATVLIQGPPGAPGAVKVIDIKKTEALLEWTNGNDNGRAILYYNILGRTNWNNTWVNVSTHVVAQEADRYNGRRQATVTGLTPWCGYEFSVVAVNDLGLGTPSLPSPLHSTQKDRPYIAPRNVGGGGGKIGDLTITWDALKPNEQNSIDVHYRVFYRLHGQREWASDELQRQGNTGKAVIHVPTDKYYTRYEVKVQAVNDLGVGPISEPVEIFSAEDMPQVAPQQTIARSYNSTALNVTWVPVSQTRESIRGKLIGHRLKYWKKEHHEEDSVYYLSRTTRPWALIVGLEPDTYYFVKVMAYNAAGEGPESERYLERTYRKAPQKPPSSVQIFGINPSTIKVTWRYIAPSQDEEPVQGYKIRIWEKDQDMSSANDTIVAIGRKLEKYIDNLTPGKSYNLRVLAFSNGGDGRMSSPPIQFQMGITQTPLNGATSLYVSLVTLVAMLGVLLCLP